In Numidum massiliense, a single genomic region encodes these proteins:
- a CDS encoding ABC transporter ATP-binding protein has translation MEVFRRLKHYYMPHIKWFILSVVTLVLVTALGLVYPKLLQFLIDDIVIAGKYEWLPYASLAVLLAAGLRALFRFYHQYTGHLFGIDSVYDLRMGLYNKLQSLSFTYFDNAKTGDLMARLTGDVEAFRMFLSFGVVQLLNIVLMLSFGLVMMASINVELTVVTFIVTIPLLAFVSLRFDKQAFSGFMRIRRAIAKMTTRAQENITGVRTVKSFSRESHEIERFADTNEQYLQTYLKTADVWAKYFPIMETIANLSIVLLLGYGGFLVIQGRMSPGDLAAFFTLIWYIIGPIWSLGFQLNNLTQARAAGERLLEIFDAEQHVQEKTDARELPQIKGHVTFDNVTFNYDGTELPALTDINIDAKPNSVIALLGATGSGKTSVVQLLMRSYDVSEGKVTIDGYDVRDVTLKSLREQIGIVFQETFLFSARIRDNIAYGNPAATEEQIVRAAKIAQAHDFITEMPDGYETVVGERGMGLSGGQKQRIAIARSILTDPRILILDDATSAVDMETEMAIQSSLRSVMKGRTTFVIAHRISTLKSADEIIVLDAGRIVQRGTHDELVKQPGAYRRVFDVQFKDQLDVMREMERMQA, from the coding sequence GTGGAAGTTTTTAGGCGTCTTAAACATTATTACATGCCACACATAAAGTGGTTCATCCTTTCAGTCGTGACGCTCGTACTCGTAACTGCCCTCGGCCTTGTCTACCCTAAATTGCTACAATTTTTAATCGACGATATCGTCATCGCCGGCAAGTATGAATGGTTGCCTTACGCGTCGCTCGCTGTGTTGCTGGCAGCGGGGTTGCGTGCACTGTTCCGCTTTTACCACCAGTATACGGGGCACTTGTTCGGCATCGATTCGGTGTACGATCTGCGCATGGGGCTGTACAACAAACTGCAAAGTTTGTCCTTTACGTACTTTGACAACGCGAAGACAGGGGATTTAATGGCGCGTTTGACGGGCGACGTCGAGGCGTTTCGCATGTTTTTATCGTTCGGGGTTGTGCAGTTGCTCAACATTGTGCTCATGCTTTCCTTTGGCTTAGTCATGATGGCCTCGATCAACGTCGAGCTGACCGTCGTCACCTTCATCGTGACGATTCCGCTGCTCGCGTTCGTCAGTTTGCGCTTTGACAAGCAGGCGTTTTCCGGATTTATGCGCATCCGCCGCGCGATTGCAAAAATGACGACGCGGGCGCAAGAGAACATAACAGGTGTGCGGACGGTGAAGTCGTTTTCCCGTGAATCGCACGAAATTGAACGGTTTGCCGACACGAACGAACAATACTTACAAACGTATTTAAAAACAGCAGACGTCTGGGCGAAGTACTTCCCGATTATGGAGACGATCGCCAACTTAAGTATCGTCCTGTTGCTCGGGTACGGCGGCTTTCTCGTCATTCAAGGGAGGATGTCCCCCGGGGATTTAGCAGCTTTCTTTACGTTGATTTGGTATATAATCGGTCCGATTTGGTCGCTCGGATTTCAACTGAACAACTTGACCCAGGCGCGGGCTGCTGGTGAGCGGTTGCTAGAAATATTTGACGCTGAGCAGCACGTGCAAGAAAAAACGGATGCTCGGGAGCTGCCGCAAATCAAAGGACATGTGACGTTCGACAATGTGACGTTTAACTACGACGGCACCGAGCTGCCAGCGCTAACCGACATTAACATCGACGCGAAGCCGAATTCAGTTATCGCGCTCCTCGGCGCCACCGGTTCGGGGAAAACGAGTGTCGTGCAGCTGTTAATGCGAAGTTACGACGTCTCGGAAGGGAAAGTGACGATCGACGGCTACGACGTGCGCGATGTGACGCTAAAAAGTTTGCGCGAGCAAATCGGCATCGTGTTTCAGGAGACGTTTCTGTTTTCTGCGCGCATTCGCGATAACATCGCCTACGGCAATCCTGCGGCGACGGAAGAGCAAATTGTACGCGCGGCGAAAATTGCTCAGGCTCACGACTTTATTACCGAAATGCCAGACGGTTACGAAACGGTCGTCGGCGAACGGGGGATGGGCTTGTCCGGGGGGCAAAAGCAGCGCATTGCGATTGCTCGTTCGATTTTGACCGATCCGCGCATTCTCATTCTCGACGACGCGACGAGTGCCGTCGATATGGAGACAGAGATGGCGATTCAATCGTCGCTCCGCTCGGTGATGAAAGGGCGGACGACGTTCGTCATCGCCCACCGCATTTCGACGTTGAAAAGTGCGGATGAAATTATTGTGCTCGATGCGGGGCGCATCGTGCAGCGAGGGACGCACGACGAGTTGGTGAAACAGCCGGGTGCTTACCGCCGCGTGTTCGACGTACAATTTAAAGATCAGCTAGATGTTATGCGGGAGATGGAGAGGATGCAAGCATGA
- a CDS encoding ABC transporter ATP-binding protein, translated as MSESANRSRTNRAQANSVSSERFVYEDDRKMEKPFDWQQFLRLLKYLAPYKSKMWIVAVTMLIVTASKLAVPYLISVAIDDAIVGAGGNVRLLLTIVGVILALYLAGWVANSLRIKWTNWIGQKVIYDLRMALFKNIQRLSFRFFDQRPAGSILVRITNDINSLQDLFTNGIINLLTDLLLLIGITGVLLSLNVKLALALLVTVPMMFFLSTKLRLKIRRGWQQVRVQQSRINSHLNESIQGMRVTQAFTQEGHNTNFFAGMNEENSRVWRNAVRRNDKFGPLVDLTSAIGTCILFWYGAYLLQTEPESMSIGILLAFSFYLGNFWEPISRLGQIYSQLLVTMASSERIFEFLDEQPLVAEREQARALPPIKGDVEFKSVEFAYEEGRPALNGIGLSAAAGETIALVGHTGSGKSTIINLLCRFYDPNKGSITIDGIDLRDVTLDSLRSQIGIVLQDTFIFSGTIRENIRFGQLDATDEEVEAAAKAVQAHEFISRLPDGYETEVEERGSVLSVGERQLISFARAILADPRILILDEATASIDTETEVRIQEALQTLLQGRTSFIIAHRLSTIRHADKIIVLDHGNIVECGTHESLMERRGVYYGLMKAQFTFFEAS; from the coding sequence ATGAGTGAAAGTGCCAACAGGTCGCGTACGAACAGGGCTCAAGCCAACAGCGTGAGTTCCGAACGGTTTGTGTACGAAGATGACCGCAAAATGGAGAAACCGTTCGACTGGCAACAGTTCTTGCGGCTACTGAAATATTTAGCGCCATACAAGTCGAAGATGTGGATCGTCGCCGTAACAATGCTCATCGTCACGGCGAGCAAGCTAGCTGTTCCTTACTTGATCAGCGTGGCAATTGACGATGCGATCGTCGGCGCGGGCGGAAATGTGAGATTACTTTTGACGATCGTCGGCGTTATTCTCGCACTCTACTTAGCGGGGTGGGTCGCTAACTCCTTGCGCATTAAGTGGACGAATTGGATTGGGCAGAAAGTTATTTACGATTTGCGCATGGCGCTGTTTAAAAACATTCAGCGGCTGTCGTTCCGCTTTTTCGATCAGCGTCCGGCGGGATCGATTCTCGTCCGCATTACGAACGACATTAACTCGCTGCAAGACTTGTTTACGAACGGGATTATTAACTTGCTCACCGATCTGTTACTGCTGATCGGGATTACGGGTGTCTTGCTCAGCTTAAACGTCAAGCTAGCGTTGGCGCTGTTAGTGACGGTGCCGATGATGTTTTTCCTATCGACGAAGTTGCGCTTAAAAATTCGTCGTGGCTGGCAACAAGTGCGCGTCCAACAGTCGCGCATTAACTCCCACTTGAACGAGAGCATCCAAGGGATGCGTGTGACGCAGGCGTTTACGCAAGAGGGGCACAATACGAATTTTTTCGCGGGGATGAACGAGGAAAACAGCCGCGTGTGGCGCAATGCCGTGCGGCGCAATGACAAGTTTGGGCCGCTCGTCGACCTGACGTCCGCGATCGGCACGTGTATATTGTTTTGGTACGGCGCGTATTTGTTGCAGACGGAGCCGGAGTCGATGTCAATCGGGATTTTGCTCGCCTTTTCCTTTTATCTAGGGAACTTCTGGGAGCCGATCTCCCGTTTGGGGCAAATATATAGCCAACTGCTCGTGACGATGGCTTCCTCGGAGCGCATTTTTGAATTTCTCGATGAACAGCCGCTCGTCGCTGAACGGGAACAGGCGCGGGCATTGCCGCCGATCAAGGGAGATGTTGAATTTAAGAGCGTCGAATTTGCTTACGAAGAAGGGCGTCCTGCCTTGAACGGCATCGGACTGTCGGCCGCAGCAGGGGAGACGATCGCCCTCGTCGGTCACACAGGTTCCGGGAAAAGTACGATCATTAATTTGCTCTGCCGCTTTTACGATCCGAACAAAGGAAGTATTACGATCGACGGCATCGATTTGCGCGACGTGACGCTCGACAGTTTGCGCTCCCAGATCGGCATCGTACTGCAGGACACGTTTATTTTCTCTGGCACGATTCGCGAGAACATTCGCTTCGGGCAGTTGGACGCGACAGACGAAGAGGTCGAGGCGGCGGCTAAAGCGGTGCAAGCGCACGAGTTTATTAGCCGCTTGCCCGACGGGTATGAGACGGAAGTGGAGGAGCGCGGCAGTGTGTTGTCCGTCGGCGAACGGCAGCTCATTTCGTTCGCGCGGGCGATTTTGGCCGATCCACGCATTTTGATTCTCGACGAAGCGACGGCCTCGATCGATACGGAGACGGAAGTGCGCATTCAAGAGGCGTTACAGACGTTGCTGCAAGGCCGTACGTCATTCATTATCGCCCACCGCCTCTCGACGATCCGCCACGCCGACAAAATTATCGTGTTAGACCACGGGAACATCGTCGAATGTGGCACACACGAAAGCTTAATGGAACGGCGCGGCGTGTATTACGGACTAATGAAAGCCCAGTTTACGTTTTTTGAAGCAAGTTAA
- a CDS encoding UPF0182 family membrane protein — protein MNFKVIRNERPIRFRPPRALIKLGIWLSAIVAVILFATFGVKLLADYVWMDNLGYGSVFTTIYTAKISLWGIGFVLFSACTYSLFVNIRATYMREFPNETFISLITDRKRFFRLNIALSLLVGLLGSFVVQGLGWEPFLTFLNQASFNVTDPYFGRDVSFFVYTLPMWKFALSVFLFIVGGSIVVKLVFYSLRGLILHSNRAQRHFLVSIGLLGLLIACQFALAPYDKALTKSVSGLKDSVVYGISYTDNLINIPLNYIMAALAIVTAALIIVAIVKRRVRFAVIGAALFIGTSLLGGVASWAVQSFIVSPNEYAKEKPYLQHNLDYTRKAYGLDEVKVTSKEVNDSLSKKMLARNDLTVKNIRINDSRPLENVYNQLQTFRPYYDFLDVDVDRYVIDGEYRQVFISARELRQNKLPDQAQTWVNKNLRYTHGYGISMSNVNEVTKEGQPKYVVKDLPPQGPLDIKRPQIYFGENDYRTVVVNTAVDEFDYPSSNENKSHRYEMNSGIPMTMLNRVLFAWNEGNFRYLVSEQITKESKLLQTRNIVDRVKRIAPFLDLGEDPYPVVRDDGSIVWLLDAYTKTNRYPYADSMEKPYNYIKNPIKIAVDAYTGEVTFYLVDPDEPIAKTYQNMFPRLFTTDIPEDIRSHFRYPFDLFKIEADVYRVYHMTNLELFYNREDMWQFPTEKYGDKDIEMEPYYVTMKLDDSEREEFIMLIPFTPNTKQNMIAWMAVRNDGDRYGDMVVYEYTKQRNIYGPQQIENRINQDATISQQLNLWSQGGSRVIRGNLLVIPIEDTLLYVEPLYIESSNETSLPEVKQVIVAYQDYIVMEPTLGEAIEKLVSYVDAGVDPSELDEATGDSGKADKDGDNSDEEDSKESDKAKGKDSQQKDDPRALPQTPDELVKDIQSTFNRYRQANKDGNYEEAGRALKQLEELLEKWEQQNKPPTEPQKSDKKPSEKGQD, from the coding sequence TTGAATTTTAAAGTCATTCGCAACGAGCGGCCAATCCGCTTTCGACCACCTCGTGCATTAATCAAGCTGGGGATCTGGCTCAGCGCGATCGTCGCCGTCATCTTGTTTGCGACGTTCGGCGTGAAATTGCTCGCCGACTACGTCTGGATGGATAACCTGGGCTACGGCTCCGTCTTTACGACCATTTACACGGCAAAAATCAGTTTATGGGGGATCGGATTTGTCCTTTTTTCCGCATGTACGTATAGTTTATTCGTCAACATTCGCGCCACGTACATGCGTGAATTCCCGAATGAAACATTTATTTCACTCATCACCGATCGGAAACGGTTCTTCCGCCTCAACATCGCCCTCTCTTTGTTGGTAGGATTGTTGGGTAGCTTCGTCGTGCAAGGACTCGGATGGGAACCGTTTCTCACTTTTTTAAACCAGGCGTCGTTTAACGTGACCGACCCTTATTTCGGACGCGACGTATCCTTCTTCGTGTATACGCTGCCGATGTGGAAGTTCGCCCTCTCGGTCTTCTTGTTTATCGTCGGCGGGTCAATCGTCGTCAAACTCGTCTTTTACTCGTTGCGCGGTCTCATCTTGCACTCTAACCGCGCGCAGCGCCACTTCCTCGTCAGCATTGGCTTGCTCGGCCTGCTCATCGCCTGCCAATTTGCGCTCGCCCCGTATGACAAGGCATTGACGAAAAGCGTCAGCGGCTTGAAAGACTCTGTCGTGTACGGCATTAGTTACACCGACAACTTGATCAATATCCCACTCAACTACATCATGGCGGCACTCGCGATCGTCACCGCTGCACTCATCATCGTAGCAATCGTCAAACGACGCGTCCGCTTTGCCGTCATCGGTGCCGCCCTGTTTATCGGCACCTCGTTACTCGGCGGAGTCGCTTCGTGGGCCGTGCAAAGCTTTATCGTCTCGCCAAACGAATACGCGAAGGAAAAACCGTATTTGCAGCACAACCTCGACTACACGCGCAAAGCTTACGGCTTAGACGAAGTGAAAGTGACGAGTAAAGAAGTTAATGATTCGCTGTCGAAAAAAATGCTCGCGCGCAATGACTTAACGGTAAAGAACATTCGAATTAACGACAGTCGGCCGCTGGAAAATGTGTACAACCAGTTACAGACGTTTCGTCCGTACTACGATTTTCTCGACGTCGACGTCGACCGTTACGTCATCGACGGGGAGTACCGACAAGTGTTCATTTCCGCACGCGAGCTCAGGCAAAACAAGCTACCTGATCAAGCGCAGACGTGGGTGAACAAAAACTTGCGTTACACGCACGGTTACGGCATCTCCATGAGCAATGTGAACGAAGTAACGAAGGAAGGACAACCGAAGTACGTCGTCAAAGACTTGCCGCCGCAAGGTCCGCTCGACATTAAGCGTCCGCAAATTTACTTCGGAGAGAACGACTACCGGACCGTTGTCGTCAACACTGCCGTCGATGAATTTGACTACCCTTCGTCGAACGAAAACAAATCGCACCGCTACGAAATGAACTCCGGCATTCCGATGACGATGTTGAACCGCGTGTTGTTCGCGTGGAACGAAGGCAACTTCCGCTATCTCGTCTCGGAACAAATTACGAAAGAGAGCAAGTTACTGCAAACGCGTAACATCGTCGACCGCGTGAAGCGCATTGCGCCGTTTTTAGACCTCGGTGAAGACCCGTACCCGGTCGTGCGCGATGACGGTAGTATCGTTTGGCTCCTAGATGCCTATACGAAAACGAACCGTTACCCGTACGCCGACTCGATGGAAAAGCCGTACAACTACATTAAAAATCCGATCAAAATCGCCGTTGACGCCTATACGGGGGAAGTGACGTTTTACTTAGTCGATCCGGACGAACCGATCGCCAAGACGTATCAAAACATGTTCCCGCGTTTGTTTACGACAGACATCCCGGAGGACATCCGCAGCCACTTCCGCTACCCGTTCGATTTGTTTAAAATCGAAGCCGACGTGTACCGCGTCTACCATATGACGAACTTGGAGCTGTTCTACAACCGGGAGGACATGTGGCAATTTCCGACGGAAAAATACGGGGACAAAGATATCGAAATGGAACCGTACTACGTGACGATGAAGTTAGACGATTCGGAGCGAGAAGAATTCATCATGTTAATTCCGTTCACTCCGAATACGAAGCAAAACATGATCGCCTGGATGGCAGTGCGTAACGACGGCGACCGCTACGGCGACATGGTCGTGTACGAGTACACGAAGCAGCGGAATATTTACGGCCCGCAGCAAATCGAAAACCGCATCAACCAAGACGCCACCATCTCGCAACAGTTAAACTTATGGTCACAAGGCGGCTCGCGCGTCATTCGCGGCAATTTGCTCGTCATCCCGATCGAAGACACGCTACTGTATGTCGAACCGCTCTACATCGAATCGAGCAACGAAACGTCGCTGCCAGAAGTGAAACAAGTGATCGTCGCCTACCAGGATTATATCGTCATGGAGCCGACACTCGGCGAGGCGATCGAGAAACTCGTCAGCTACGTCGACGCTGGCGTCGATCCCTCCGAACTCGACGAAGCGACTGGCGACAGCGGAAAAGCAGACAAAGACGGGGACAACTCAGACGAGGAGGATTCGAAGGAGTCGGACAAAGCGAAGGGCAAGGATAGCCAACAAAAGGACGACCCTCGTGCCCTGCCGCAAACACCGGATGAACTCGTCAAAGACATTCAATCGACGTTCAACCGCTACCGCCAAGCGAACAAAGACGGCAACTACGAAGAAGCGGGACGCGCACTTAAGCAGTTGGAGGAGCTACTGGAAAAATGGGAGCAGCAAAACAAGCCCCCTACCGAACCGCAAAAGTCGGACAAGAAACCGTCTGAAAAAGGGCAAGACTAA
- a CDS encoding MFS transporter, which produces MNKKQKIGLILVVSILFLDMMLYSLLIPLVPFLEENFKLSPTMIGVLFSSYAVGLMVTTPFLGSLTDRIGRKKPIVFGLIGMALSTVMFAFAFDMYWLIAARFVQGVAGASAWVASLALLADLFPTHMRGAAMGTALTGISTGTLLGAPVGGWLMEIGGFLAPFIFSAILSVVILIVVLLFLPTAPIKKNDNKEGGALSLLRNPAILFVASVIVAGQIILCALEPILPMFLEQRFTSSAALIGMMFGAATVGYAAISPVAGALADRYNPYALMLIGLSVLVVGLPLLTLARTVWQEVAAIALVGTSLGFALAPTLSTLGKIVDRTGIGSYGAVYSLFNLSEGVAIIVGPLLGGRLVDLWSIETVFVGGGIALSVYVVVSFLGLRAYRHREVTH; this is translated from the coding sequence ATGAACAAAAAGCAAAAAATCGGTTTGATCTTAGTTGTTTCTATTTTGTTTCTCGATATGATGCTGTATAGCTTGCTCATTCCGTTAGTTCCGTTTTTAGAAGAAAACTTTAAGCTGTCGCCGACGATGATCGGGGTGCTGTTCAGCAGTTATGCAGTTGGGCTAATGGTGACAACACCGTTTCTCGGTTCACTGACGGATCGCATCGGCCGAAAAAAACCGATTGTGTTCGGTTTGATCGGCATGGCTTTATCCACCGTGATGTTTGCTTTCGCCTTCGACATGTATTGGCTAATCGCCGCCCGGTTCGTGCAAGGAGTCGCGGGAGCGTCCGCTTGGGTCGCCTCCCTCGCCCTACTCGCCGACTTATTTCCAACACACATGCGCGGGGCAGCGATGGGCACGGCGCTCACCGGCATTTCGACTGGTACGTTGCTCGGGGCACCTGTAGGCGGCTGGCTAATGGAAATCGGCGGATTCCTCGCGCCATTCATCTTTAGCGCGATTCTCTCGGTTGTCATTTTAATCGTCGTCCTGTTATTTCTCCCGACGGCTCCGATAAAGAAAAACGATAACAAAGAAGGCGGAGCCTTGTCGCTGCTGCGCAATCCGGCAATCCTTTTCGTCGCAAGTGTCATCGTTGCCGGACAAATCATCTTGTGTGCGTTGGAACCGATCTTGCCGATGTTTTTAGAGCAACGATTTACTTCTTCCGCCGCCCTCATCGGGATGATGTTCGGCGCCGCCACCGTAGGCTATGCCGCAATCTCTCCGGTAGCGGGCGCATTAGCTGACCGTTACAACCCTTATGCGCTCATGCTGATCGGCTTAAGTGTGCTCGTCGTCGGTTTGCCGCTACTCACCCTTGCCCGCACCGTGTGGCAAGAAGTCGCCGCCATCGCCCTCGTCGGCACGAGCCTCGGTTTTGCACTCGCTCCGACGCTGTCGACGCTCGGCAAAATTGTCGACCGCACCGGTATCGGCTCCTACGGTGCGGTCTATTCGCTATTCAACCTGTCAGAAGGTGTCGCGATCATCGTCGGGCCGCTGTTGGGTGGTCGCTTGGTCGATTTGTGGTCGATTGAGACGGTATTTGTCGGTGGCGGCATTGCCCTCTCTGTTTACGTCGTCGTCTCCTTTCTCGGTTTACGCGCGTATCGGCACCGCGAAGTGACCCATTGA
- a CDS encoding TetR/AcrR family transcriptional regulator, translating to MKERIMDAFIDEVRLHGMKFTMDDLSKKIGISKRTLYEHFSSKVSILDTIIERSLEHMDQKTMHIMQDDRLSLVEKIKAVMMVLPSHFEFYDLRNLEQMKRYYPEQWHKVDTALRAEWDQLQLLIEQGIREGEIVDVNVPLVIKLAIDATNTILDQRFFAENHITVDEALTSIVDILMYGLIPEQKR from the coding sequence GTGAAAGAGCGGATTATGGACGCGTTTATCGACGAAGTACGCTTGCACGGCATGAAATTTACGATGGACGATTTAAGTAAAAAAATCGGCATCAGCAAACGGACGCTTTACGAGCATTTTTCGTCTAAAGTAAGCATTTTGGACACAATCATCGAACGCTCCCTCGAACACATGGATCAAAAGACGATGCACATTATGCAAGACGACCGTTTGTCGCTAGTAGAAAAAATAAAAGCAGTCATGATGGTGCTGCCGTCTCACTTCGAGTTTTACGATTTGCGCAACCTCGAACAGATGAAGCGTTACTATCCCGAGCAGTGGCATAAAGTCGACACCGCCCTAAGAGCCGAGTGGGATCAGCTGCAACTGTTGATCGAGCAAGGCATCCGGGAGGGCGAGATTGTCGACGTCAACGTACCGTTAGTGATCAAACTGGCGATCGACGCGACGAATACGATTCTCGACCAGCGCTTTTTCGCCGAAAACCATATCACGGTCGACGAAGCGCTCACGTCCATCGTCGACATTTTAATGTATGGATTGATCCCGGAACAGAAACGCTAG
- a CDS encoding DUF488 domain-containing protein codes for MAHIQLKRVYTAAQREDGVRVLVDRLWPRGVVKGDGRVSCWLKEVAPTHELRRTFHRDHDFAAFARNYRTELSEREEAKEALRQLCALAKTVERVTLVFASKDEQHNNAVVLRNVLFKTCHL; via the coding sequence ATGGCGCACATTCAATTGAAACGCGTGTATACAGCAGCACAGAGAGAGGACGGCGTTCGCGTGTTAGTTGATCGCCTGTGGCCGCGCGGCGTGGTGAAGGGAGATGGGCGCGTCTCGTGCTGGTTAAAAGAAGTGGCGCCGACGCACGAACTACGCCGTACCTTTCATCGCGATCACGACTTTGCCGCCTTTGCGCGCAACTACCGCACCGAGCTCTCCGAACGGGAAGAGGCAAAGGAGGCGCTCAGGCAGTTGTGCGCACTGGCAAAGACAGTTGAACGCGTTACACTCGTCTTTGCCAGTAAGGATGAGCAGCACAACAATGCCGTCGTTTTGCGGAATGTACTATTCAAGACGTGTCACTTGTAA
- the ftsW gene encoding putative lipid II flippase FtsW → MSRGKPDFILMFILLSLIGFGLVMVFSSSFYFGLSEKGDSYYYFKRQLAYAVLAVIALVVCMNINYKAYRKLLGLLFFLTVILLITVFFMPPTNGARRWIYLGSFSFQPSEIARVTAVMYAAHIFSKKQHRLQDFWRGLLPPLIVIGLLFLLIVFEPHFSSALILFCACTAIVFSAGVKKQHLFFLGAASVPILIGFLLLKGYRVTRLHTFLDPFATSSDQGFQTVQSLYAIAPGGWTGVGLGNSIQKMLYLPEAHTDFIFSIIAEELGFFGSCLLILFYFALFYRGFVIALRAPDQFGLLLAVGLVTLVGVQVVLNIAVATALVPVTGVTLPFISYGGTSLVINAAIGGILLNISRHRATKQVQKRAPKNKQPEKPRLTVIPTVTK, encoded by the coding sequence ATGAGCCGCGGAAAACCAGATTTTATTTTGATGTTCATACTACTTTCACTGATCGGCTTCGGCCTCGTGATGGTTTTTAGTTCTAGTTTTTATTTCGGCCTATCGGAAAAGGGCGATAGCTACTACTATTTCAAACGTCAGCTCGCGTACGCAGTGTTAGCCGTCATCGCACTCGTCGTCTGTATGAACATTAACTATAAAGCGTATCGAAAACTACTCGGGCTGTTGTTTTTCCTGACGGTTATTTTGTTGATCACCGTTTTTTTCATGCCCCCAACAAATGGGGCGCGCCGTTGGATCTACCTCGGCAGTTTCTCTTTCCAACCTTCGGAGATCGCACGGGTCACAGCCGTCATGTACGCCGCGCATATTTTTTCCAAAAAACAACACCGGCTGCAAGATTTTTGGCGCGGTCTGCTGCCACCGCTCATCGTGATCGGTCTGTTGTTTTTACTTATTGTGTTTGAGCCACACTTCAGTTCGGCGCTTATTTTGTTTTGCGCGTGCACCGCAATCGTTTTTAGTGCGGGAGTGAAAAAACAGCACTTGTTCTTTTTAGGCGCTGCTTCCGTCCCGATCCTAATCGGCTTCTTATTATTGAAAGGGTATCGGGTGACCCGCCTACATACGTTTCTCGATCCGTTTGCCACGTCGAGTGACCAAGGGTTTCAAACGGTGCAGTCGCTGTACGCGATTGCCCCCGGCGGCTGGACCGGAGTCGGACTCGGCAACAGCATCCAAAAAATGCTCTACTTGCCAGAGGCGCACACCGACTTTATTTTTTCGATCATTGCGGAAGAGCTAGGGTTTTTTGGCAGCTGTTTACTCATTCTATTTTACTTCGCCTTGTTCTATCGCGGCTTCGTGATCGCCTTGCGCGCACCTGATCAGTTCGGCTTATTGCTCGCCGTCGGTTTAGTGACGTTAGTCGGCGTGCAAGTCGTGCTTAACATCGCCGTCGCCACCGCCCTCGTTCCAGTAACCGGCGTGACGCTGCCTTTTATTAGTTACGGCGGGACGTCACTCGTCATTAACGCGGCAATCGGCGGCATTTTGCTCAACATTTCGCGCCACCGCGCGACGAAGCAAGTGCAAAAACGAGCGCCAAAAAATAAGCAGCCCGAAAAACCGCGGCTGACCGTCATTCCGACGGTGACGAAATGA
- the rodA gene encoding rod shape-determining protein RodA codes for MKEKREQPMLRYFDFPLIIILLGLMAVSILAISSAKFNEPSFVQKQLIFYGLGFAAIIVIQFFDYRHLKRFSFWLYGIGVVLLVLVRVIGREEKGETRWLGIGGFQFQPSDLMKIFLIIALAKVMADLNEAPIRSWKSLGKIFGLFIVPFAFVVQGDLGTAIIMMAIFASMLLVAGLDWRILVTCVLIVVLAIGSVFYVYFNHTDMLEKVLKPHQFQRIQTFVEPTADISAKGYQVYQGTVAIGSGGLMGKGFREGTQVQGRWVPESHNDFVFTVIGEEYGFIGVSVLICLFIFLIYRMVLIALSSNDFFGSYIVAGVIGMLVFQVFQNIGMTIGLMPVTGINLPFISYGGTSLLSVMIAVGLVINVGMRRNKPFYYDAVDK; via the coding sequence ATGAAAGAAAAACGTGAGCAACCGATGTTGCGCTACTTTGATTTCCCGCTAATTATTATTCTTTTAGGGCTAATGGCGGTAAGCATTTTAGCAATTTCGAGTGCGAAATTTAACGAGCCTTCGTTTGTACAAAAACAACTTATTTTTTACGGATTAGGCTTTGCCGCGATCATTGTCATACAGTTTTTTGACTACCGACATTTAAAACGGTTTTCTTTCTGGTTATATGGGATTGGCGTCGTTTTGCTCGTCCTCGTTAGAGTGATCGGAAGGGAGGAAAAAGGGGAGACCCGTTGGCTCGGTATCGGTGGCTTTCAGTTTCAACCGTCTGACCTAATGAAAATTTTCCTTATTATTGCACTAGCCAAAGTGATGGCCGACTTGAACGAAGCGCCGATCCGCAGTTGGAAATCGCTAGGGAAAATTTTCGGCCTCTTTATCGTGCCATTCGCTTTTGTCGTGCAAGGCGATTTAGGGACGGCGATTATTATGATGGCAATCTTTGCCAGTATGTTGCTCGTGGCTGGTTTAGATTGGCGCATATTAGTCACTTGCGTCTTAATCGTCGTGCTTGCGATCGGAAGCGTATTTTACGTGTACTTTAATCACACAGATATGTTGGAAAAAGTACTAAAGCCACACCAGTTTCAGCGAATTCAAACGTTCGTCGAGCCGACAGCGGACATTTCCGCCAAGGGCTATCAAGTGTATCAAGGAACAGTAGCGATCGGTTCCGGGGGGTTAATGGGTAAAGGGTTCCGTGAAGGCACGCAAGTTCAAGGTCGGTGGGTCCCAGAATCGCACAACGACTTCGTCTTTACTGTGATTGGCGAAGAGTATGGCTTTATTGGCGTGAGTGTACTAATCTGTCTGTTTATTTTTCTCATTTACCGCATGGTGCTCATTGCGCTCAGCTCCAATGACTTTTTCGGGAGTTATATCGTTGCTGGAGTTATCGGGATGCTTGTGTTTCAAGTGTTTCAAAATATCGGGATGACGATCGGCTTAATGCCTGTAACGGGCATCAACTTACCATTTATTAGTTATGGGGGAACTTCGTTGCTATCGGTTATGATCGCGGTCGGTCTCGTGATCAATGTCGGCATGCGGCGCAACAAACCGTTTTATTACGACGCGGTCGACAAATAG